The Candidatus Thermoplasmatota archaeon genome includes the window CTTGGAACCCTTCTTGCGGGGCATGCGGACGGAAGCGGGGCGGCCTGTCCTGTAGCCTTCGCCAACGATGTCCGTCACTCGGGTGCGGCCGAGGAGACCGTGCCGGCGGGGACCGCCGTGACGGCAGGCGGCGTGCGCTCGGAGGCGAGCCTCGTGTGCACCCACCAGGTGGCCGCGGCGGAGGCCAGCAGCAGCACGTTCACCACGAGGGCAAAGTATCCGCCGTCACGGATCTCAAGCCCGCGGAAGACGGGCTTGTCGAGGAGGAGGAGCACGGAGGTCGCAAGCAGGACGCCCACGAGCAGGGCCGAGGCGTAGAGCCAAGGGTGCGCGCCCGCCGTCCAGCGGCCGGCGTTGAGCCAGGGCACGTGGTCGGAGTTTGCCGCCACGACGCGTCGGCGAAGGGCGTCGGCCTGGCGCTCGAGGCGGTGCACGTGCCGATCGCGGTCGAGGCCCGTCCCGATGACGAGCAGGCCGGCGGCCGCGAACATCCACAGCACGGCCGCTCCGGCCATGCGGCTGATCGTGAGGTCGCCCAGCGTGTTGGGGGCAAAGGAGGCGGGCGCGGTGCCAAAGACGTTGCCAAGCGTGAAGACGCTTGCAAAGAGGTTCGTGCCGAGCAGGAGAAGCGCGGCGAAGAAGGCGACGACGAGCAGCACGTAGCCGCCCACCAGCCGCGAAAGCGCGGCGCGCGCAAGGTGCAGCCGCTGCGTTTGGATTTCGTACTCGGACACCCAGGCGCCCTTTTCCTCGTTGTACATGGTCTCCCTCCGGCGATCCCCGACCGACGTTCCGTCCTTAAGTCCTTTGCAGGGCTCGGCCGGTCCCACCGTCAACCGTGCCTCAAGGTTTCAAGGCTTGTGGTCGTTTCCTTGCAGCCGTGCCCGACGGACCCCTCCGCCGCTTTGCCCGGGCCGTCCGCGAGGCCTTTTCCGCCGCGTGGGCGCTTGCGACCGACGCGTCAGCGCGGGCGGAGGTACGAGGCGCGGCCCGCCGGGACAAGCCTTCGGTTCCCCCGCGCTACGTGCATGCGCTCCTGCTCTTTGCGCTCGCCGGCGCCGCCATCGCGTGGGCCCTTGGCGCCGCGGTTCTCCTCGCGATGCGCCCGGACTTCCTCGGGTCTTGGAACGTCGCCTGGGGCATCTTCGCCGTCGCGCTTCTCACCGCGACCGTGCTCCCGACGCCCTACGAGCCGACCCTCATCCCGCTTGCGCGCGAGGGCGTCCTTGGCGCGGCCGTCGGCGTCACGGCCGCGGCGGCGGGCATCGCGCTTGGCGCCGCGTTCGTGTACTTCCTGGGAGGCGCCCTGCGCCAGGAGATGGAGCGCTGGACGCAGCACGGGATCGTTCGCGGTTTCCTGGAGTATTCGGAGCGTTTTGCGCGCCGGGCCGGGTACCCCGCTTTCCTCATCCTGTTCTCGATCCCCTTTTTTCCGGACACCTTCCTCGTGTACTTGTTCAGCCTGCTTGGCATGCGCCTGAAGCCGTTCCTCGTCGTGTGCTTCGTCGGCGGCGTGGTGCGCTCGCTTGTCGCCTTGGGCGCGATCCGCCTGTTCTGACGCTACGCGCCGATCCCGGCCTCCTGGGCGAGGTACAGGAGGGCAAAGCCGCCGAAGAAGAGCACGGCTGCGAGCATCGCCGCGATCGTGCGGCGCCGCGGGGCAAGATCGGCGGGCAAGCGCAGGTTCCGGCGCAGCACGTAGGCGCCCACGATCGGGATCTGCACGGCCTCGATCGTGCCGGCGATCTTGAGGAGCGTGACGGGCTCGCCGATCGCAAGGTAGAGCGCAAGCGGCGCGGCGGTGAGAAGCGTGAGCACCCAAGCGCGCGGGGCTCGCGCCAGCGCCAGGACCCGTCCACGGGGGCGATCGCGCAAGGTGTGCGCGGCGGCGTCCGCGAAGAAGCGGCCAAACCCGTCCTGGTCCGACAGGATCGTGTCCCAGAATCCCACGAACACGCCAAGCACCATGAACCAGAATCCCACCGGGCCAAACACGTCGCCCAGGAGGTGTCCCAGGACCTCCGCAATCCGCTCCTCCTCCGGAACGAGGCCGCGGGGGCGAAGGAGCTCGGCGCCCAGGACAAGGAACGCGAGCGTGATCACAAGCGTGCCCACGACGGCCACCGTCGTGTCGAGCGTGACCTGCCGGATCCAGCCCGACAGGCGCCGACGGTCCTCGGTCGCAAGCGCGTGCGGATCGACGGGCCGCTCGGGCTTGTCGGCGGCCGCTCCGTAGCCGCGCGCGCGGACCCAGTAGGAGTACCACATGAGGCCGGCGGCTCCGGACAGCATGAAGCCAAGCCAGGGCAGGACCTCCGCGAGGTCTACGTCCGGGGGCGCGCTTGGCACGACGCCTGCCGCCAGGGCGCCCGCGTCCGGACGGACGGCGACGGCCGCGGCCACGGCCGCGGCGGCAAGCCCGACGGCGATTCCGGTCGCCACCTTCTCGACGCCCTTGTAGCGGCCCAGCGTGACAAGCGCGGTGGAAGAAAGGAGCGAGGCGGCGGCCCAGAGCCGAACGTCGCCGCCGGCGGCAAGCGCCACGGCCGTCGCCGCGCCTCCGGCCAGGCCGGCGAGCGTGGCCACGGCGACGACGACCTGCGGCAGCACGATGAGCGCAAAGACCCACGGTCGTCGGCCGGGCGCCGGAAGGAACGCCTGCAGCACGCCGACGCCGCGGCAGACCGCGTAGCGCCCGATCTCGCGGTTCACCACCCACTTCAACGCCACGGCCGCAAGCAGGGCCCACAGCAGCGCGTATCCGTACAGCGCGCCCACGCGCGGGGTGAACAGAAGCTCGCCTGAGCCTGCGGCCGACACCATCCACAGGAATCCGGGGCCCAGCCACGCCAAGCGCTTCCACCCCGCCGGCGGGGCGGGGATCCGCGCGGGCGGCAGAGGCGGCATCGCGACCGGCTACCCGAGGCGACGGCGAGGGTGGCGCTTGCCCCGCGGGATCACGCGGTTTGCGCCCTCGCCGAGCTTCCGGTTGGCGCGATAGAATCGGTTCGCAGAGGGCATGCGCGTTCCGCGCTTGGGCGGCGGAGCCTCCGTGGTCTTCCGGTGCCGGCGCGAGGCGTGGACCGGAGGCTCCCGACCGACGCCCTTCACCGACGTCCTCGTCCGCGATTTTCGCGCCTTGCGCGCGACGCTGCGATTGCGGCGGGGCGGCATGTTCCCCCGCCTACTCCTTGCGCTCGCCCTTCTCCTCCCGCTTTGGCACCTTGAGGCCCTTGCGCCGGGCCTCGCTCATGGCCGCCGCCACGGCCTGGTCCTGCGGCATGCCCTTCTCCTTCACGTGGTGCCGGATCTCCTCCGAGAGGAACCCTCGCGCCTTCTCGCCGTACTCGCCCTCTTGCTTGTCCTTCTCCGCCATGGTCTCACCGTCCCCGGGCGCGGCCGGCGGCGCGCGAAACGCCGCCCAAAAGGCCCGCCTCGCTTCGCGTGAGCGTCTCCCCGCGCCGCTTCTTCTCGCGAACCGTTTGCGCGCGCCTTGCGCGGCTTTGCGTGAGGGTCGGGCGCCGCGCCCTGCCGGGATCGGTCGTCCACGTCCTCACGCGATGCTCCCGCTCGAACGCGGCTTCGCGGCCCGCGCGCCGCGCCCGCTCGCGCCGCCGCCGGGTCGTCGCCACGCTCGCGAGCGCGCCAAGCAGGCCCGCCTCCTTCCGCGTGAGCCTCGTGCCGCGCGCCTTCTTCCTGCGCGCGACGGCGGCCCGCGCGGCCGTTTGGCATGGCGATTCGCGCGTCCGCCGCGCCAGCTCGCGACCTTTCTGCCGCTGGGTTTTCCGCGCCATGCTCCGAGCTTCCCGCGGAGGCCCAAAAGCTCGGTGGGACGAGGACCGGAGGGGCCGGGTCCGCCCGCCCGCCGCTTTTCCTAGCCGCTCTTGCGGCGCGCAAGCCGCAGCACTGCCGCCCATTCCCCGGCCGTGACCGGCTGCACGGAGAGGCGCGCGAGCCGGACGAGCGCCATGCGCGCGAGCGCGGGCGTGCGTTTCACGAGCTCGAGCGAGACCGGATTTGCAAGCTTCTCGCGGAAAGCGAGGTCGACGGCGCTCCAGATCGGGTCGGCGGGATCCGATTTAGGGTCATAATGCATCGGGTCGTCGTCCTTCGCAAACTGCGTCGGGTCGGCGTAGGCCTCGCGGGCGACGGCGGCGACGCCCACGACGGCCGACGGATCCGCGTTCGAATGGTACACGAAGACGAGGTCGCCCTTGCGCATGGCGCGGAGATGGTTGCGGGCGGCGTAGTTGCGAACGCCGTCCCAGCACGTCTTGCGGTCGCGCGCGAGGTCGTCGATCGAGTAGACGTGGGGCTCGGTCTTGCACAGCCAGTGCGCGGGCACGCTACGGCCTCCAGTCCCGGAAGGCCACGTGCGCGCCGACGTCCTTGCCCGGCGCGGGATGCTCGCTCAGACGCTCGGCCAGCCACTGGAACCACTCGCCCCAGGCGGGATTGTCGTACCGCTGGCGGCGCGACGCGACAAACGGCCCAAGCTTGCGCCACGCGGTTCGCACGATGCCTCCGCAGGCGCGGTCGAGCGTGTGAAGGTCGGTCGAGCGCTCGAAGACGATGATGCCCCAGGACTCCATCGTGTAGTTGATCGCCTCGGCGGCCTGCAGGAGGTCGGGGTCGGCCTCGATCGTCGCGGGGTCGGCGGAGTCCGGAAGCGAGAGCACGCGGCGCAGGGAGGCGGCCAGGTGCGGCTCCTGGAAGCATTGGACAAGCGGGATCACGACGGCGTCGCGGCGCTGCATGCGAAAGTTGCGAAGCTGGATGCCGGCGAACAGGACGCCGCCCACGATCGTCGCAAGCCCGAGGATCTCGGCCACGTTTGCAAGCGTCGCAAGGTCGAGGTCGGCCATGCTAACCCCTCGCGCGCGAACCTCGCCCTCGTCTGCGCGTCCGGCCCGCCCTCATTCGCGCCACCCTCGGAAGGCCTCGTACGCCGGCGTGCGCGCTTGGCCCGCACGGCGTTCGCTCAGCTTCTCGGCAAGCCATTGCGTCCACTCGAGGATGTCGGGGCGCTGCAGCCTTTCCCTGGCCGCCGTCGCTTGCGGCTGCACCTTGGCCCAGAACTGCGTGACCGCGTCTCCCACCGCAAGCTCGACCAGGCCGATGTCGATGACGCGCTCCTTGACGAGCAGCCCCAGATCCTCGAAGACGAGGCTGAAGTAGGTCAACGCAAGGCCGGCGTCCGACGCCATGAACTGCGCGTCGGAGTAGTCGAAGGTCGCCGGCAGCCTGCGGTAGTGGACCCACATGCGGGCGGCGTCCGCGGACGTGATGGGCCGCAGGGCCTCCAGCGTGGCCATCTCGCGGCGCTTCTGGCGCCCCTCCCGGACCTGGACGATCCCGAACGCGAGCGCCACGACGAGGGTAAGCGCGGTCGCGAGATTCGCCAGCGTCCCTACGTTCGGGTCGAGCTCGACCATGTGGTCCCGCGGTCGCACCGAGGCCGACCTCCATAAGGCTGTCGTGACGCTGCGGTCCAGGCGGGCCGTCGAAACGCCGGGCCGCCGTAAGAACCAAGTCCCGTCACGAACGTGGACGGCCCATGGCGGCAGTTGCGGGGAAAGCCGCTCCGCCCCGCGGGGTCCTCGATCTGCGTCCGGGCGACCACGCGTGCATCCTCTACGATTCCGAGGAGAACCACCGCGCGGTCTTCACGACCTTCGTGCGCGAGGGGCTCGCGCGCGGCGAGCGGGTCCAGTACATCGCGGACGCGCATTCGCCCCAAGCGATCCTGGCGATGCTTCGGGCAGACGGGCTGGACGCGGCGGCCGCGGTGGACGCAGGCCAGCTGCGCGTGCTTGGATCCGACGCCTACACGCCCGGGGGCCGCTTCGATCCGGACGAGATGATCGGCGCCTTGGGCGCCGCCGTGGACGCGGCGTTGGACGACGGCTTTGACGGGCTGCGCGGCACCGGAGAGATGTCCTGGGTCCTGCGCTCGCCCCCGGGCGCCGATCGCGTCATGGAGTACGAGGCGAAGCTCAACCGCTTCTTCCCCGGCCGCAAGTTCACCGCCATCTGCCAGTACGACACGACGCGGCTGCCCGGGCGTCTCGTGCAGGAGGCGCTCACGACGCACCCGTTTGCCATGCTGGGCGCCGAGGTCTTCGACAACTTCTACTACATCGAGCCGGACGTGTACCTCGGCCCGCAGCGCGAGCGCGAGGTCACGCGCCGCTGGATGGACAACCTGCGGACGCACCGTCGCTTCCAGGAGGAGCGCCTGCGCGCTCGTCTGTCGCAGCTTGAGCTTGAGCGCTTGCGCACGCTGCAGCAGCTGCAGACGGATTTCCTCAACGAAGCGGCCCACTTGTTTGCCACGCCCATGACCCCGTTGCGTTTGCAGATCGCCACGCTGCAGCGGGTGGTTCCGCGCGAAAACGAGGCCGCCCACGAGCGCTTGCGGGAGCTGGACGTAAGCTTCGGTCGTCTGGCGGCAACGCTACATCGCGTGTTGCAGACGGCGCGCAAGCAACCTCGAAAGCAATCCTGAGAGCCGACGACGGCGCCTACCGTGCCGTGGCGCCGCGGCATCTGCGAGGACGCGCGCCGACGGCTACGTCCAGTCTTCCGCGGTGTCCGCCACGGTGCGCAGCGCCGACTCGAGGGTGCCAATGCCTTCCGACAACGATGCACCCACGTCGGCGCGAACTTCGACTTGCCGCCCCCGGACGCGGATTCGCCCTTCGAACCACGTCAGCAACTTGTAGACGTCCATGCGTTCAAGCAGGTATTGACCGATCTCCCGCGAGTCGGATGCGAAGCGAAGACCCGTGCGCGGGTCCTGGCCGCGGGCCACCGGCTCCGACCAGATCTCGTACTTGCCTTGCTTCTGGGGCTCGATCGTGGTGCGCCCGACGAGCACCCACGAATCGGGCTTGCTCGCCGGATCTTCCTCGAGTTCGATTCGGAATCGGCCGACGGTCTTCTCGTACGTGGGGCGTGGGCGTGCCAGCTTTGCCATCAGACCGCCACCGGGCGGCTTGGGCGCGAAGCCGTGTCCGCGAACCGTTTGTTCGAACAGGTCTTCCGCCCGCGCGGGTGGGGGCATCGGCGCTGGATGCGCGTCACTACGGATGAGCGACCGGAAGGGCTCGAGACCGCGAGGGTCGTCGGCCATTGCCGGGTGCATGATGGAGAGCGCCGTGCGGGCAAGACCGACATCCTCGAAGGATCCTCGCAGGACCTCATTGTCTTGGAGATCCGCCTCGTAGGCAAGCGCCGCATCCTTGGCTTGGGCCAACGCGCGGTCGACGTCGGCGAGCTGAACGATCCCGGCCTTGGACAGATCGTCGACGAGCTTGCGAATGTAGGCCGCGTCCGCAGGAATTCGGTCAGCAAGACGTGACCGAAGGAGCGCTCGGAGGCCTTCGACGGTGATGTCTGAATCTTGCGCCGTCAATGTCATGACCGACCACGGCCCAAGAGCACGGCTGGACGGCATAAGATTGTTGCCCGCCTTGCAGGCCTAGCGCGCAGTGGGCACCGGCGCTTGCGCCGTCTTCGCCTGCTTGTTCTTCGGGTGGTACTTCTCGATGAACTTGCGGTCGATGCGCGTGAGGGCTTCCTCGGGAAGCTGTCCTACGAGCTCCCAGAAGAGGTCGAGGGTCTGCTCGATGGTGCGGTCCTCCTCGCGGCCCTGCCGAACGACCTTCTGCTCGAAGACGTCGGCGAACTCGAGGAAGCGGCGGTCGCGCTCGGAGAGGGCCTCCTTGCCGACGATGGCGACAAGGCCGCGCAGGTCCTTGCCCTCGGCGTAGGCCGCGTACACTTGGTCGGAGACGGCCTTGTGGTCCTCGCGAGTGAGCGTGCGGACGTTGCCGTGGTGGTCCTTCTTCACGCCGATGCCCGCGTTCATGAGCCGCGAGAGCGAGGGAAGCACGTTGATCGGGGGGTAGATGCCCTTGCGGTGGAGCTCGCGGCTCACGACGATCTGACCCTCCGTGATGTAGCCCGAGAGGTCCGGGATGGGATGGGTGATGTCGTCGCCGGGCATCGTGAGGATCGGAAACTGCGTGATCGAGCCCTTGCGTCCCTTGATCTTGCCCGCGCGCTCGTAGAGCGAGGCGAGGTCCGTGTACATGTAACCGGGGTAGCCACGGCGTCCGGGGACCTCCTCGCGCGCGGCGCCGATCTGCCGCAGCGCCTCGCAGTAGTTCGTGACGTCCGTGAAGATGACGAGGACGTGGTAGTCGAGCTCGTAGGCGAGGTACTCGGCCGCGGTAAGCGCCATGCGGGGCGTGAGCAGCCGCTCGATGGCCGGGTCGTCAGCGAGGTTGAGGAAGAGCACCGCGCGCTGGAGGGCGCCCGTGCGCTCGAAGTCCTTCATGAACGCCTGGGCTTCCTCGTTCGTGATGCCCATGGCGCCGAACACGACGGCGAACTCCTCCGTCCCGCCGAGCACCTTGGCCTGGCGCGCGATCTGGAGCGCGATCTCGTTGTGCGGAAGACCCGAGCCGGAGAAGATGGGAAGCTTCTGGCCGCGCACGAGCGTGTTCATGCCGTCGATCGTGCTGATGCCCGTCTGGATGAACTCGGACGGGTTGTCGCGGGCGTACGGGTTGATGGCGGCGCCCGTGATGTCGAGGCGCTTCTCGGGCACGATGGGGGGACCCCCGTCCTTGGGGTCGCCCGCGCCCGTGAGGATGCGGCCCA containing:
- a CDS encoding VTT domain-containing protein, whose protein sequence is MPDGPLRRFARAVREAFSAAWALATDASARAEVRGAARRDKPSVPPRYVHALLLFALAGAAIAWALGAAVLLAMRPDFLGSWNVAWGIFAVALLTATVLPTPYEPTLIPLAREGVLGAAVGVTAAAAGIALGAAFVYFLGGALRQEMERWTQHGIVRGFLEYSERFARRAGYPAFLILFSIPFFPDTFLVYLFSLLGMRLKPFLVVCFVGGVVRSLVALGAIRLF
- a CDS encoding Nramp family divalent metal transporter, which codes for MPPLPPARIPAPPAGWKRLAWLGPGFLWMVSAAGSGELLFTPRVGALYGYALLWALLAAVALKWVVNREIGRYAVCRGVGVLQAFLPAPGRRPWVFALIVLPQVVVAVATLAGLAGGAATAVALAAGGDVRLWAAASLLSSTALVTLGRYKGVEKVATGIAVGLAAAAVAAAVAVRPDAGALAAGVVPSAPPDVDLAEVLPWLGFMLSGAAGLMWYSYWVRARGYGAAADKPERPVDPHALATEDRRRLSGWIRQVTLDTTVAVVGTLVITLAFLVLGAELLRPRGLVPEEERIAEVLGHLLGDVFGPVGFWFMVLGVFVGFWDTILSDQDGFGRFFADAAAHTLRDRPRGRVLALARAPRAWVLTLLTAAPLALYLAIGEPVTLLKIAGTIEAVQIPIVGAYVLRRNLRLPADLAPRRRTIAAMLAAVLFFGGFALLYLAQEAGIGA
- a CDS encoding DUF6496 domain-containing protein, encoding MAEKDKQEGEYGEKARGFLSEEIRHHVKEKGMPQDQAVAAAMSEARRKGLKVPKREEKGERKE
- a CDS encoding EVE domain-containing protein, which translates into the protein MPAHWLCKTEPHVYSIDDLARDRKTCWDGVRNYAARNHLRAMRKGDLVFVYHSNADPSAVVGVAAVAREAYADPTQFAKDDDPMHYDPKSDPADPIWSAVDLAFREKLANPVSLELVKRTPALARMALVRLARLSVQPVTAGEWAAVLRLARRKSG
- a CDS encoding MEDS domain-containing protein, with protein sequence MAAVAGKAAPPRGVLDLRPGDHACILYDSEENHRAVFTTFVREGLARGERVQYIADAHSPQAILAMLRADGLDAAAAVDAGQLRVLGSDAYTPGGRFDPDEMIGALGAAVDAALDDGFDGLRGTGEMSWVLRSPPGADRVMEYEAKLNRFFPGRKFTAICQYDTTRLPGRLVQEALTTHPFAMLGAEVFDNFYYIEPDVYLGPQREREVTRRWMDNLRTHRRFQEERLRARLSQLELERLRTLQQLQTDFLNEAAHLFATPMTPLRLQIATLQRVVPRENEAAHERLRELDVSFGRLAATLHRVLQTARKQPRKQS
- a CDS encoding V-type ATP synthase subunit B, which codes for MVKEYKTLTDVAGPLIFVEKTEPVGYGELVQIRLSDGSMKRGQVLDTSKDVVAVQVFEGTSGINREASVKFLGETIKLPVSRELLGRILTGAGDPKDGGPPIVPEKRLDITGAAINPYARDNPSEFIQTGISTIDGMNTLVRGQKLPIFSGSGLPHNEIALQIARQAKVLGGTEEFAVVFGAMGITNEEAQAFMKDFERTGALQRAVLFLNLADDPAIERLLTPRMALTAAEYLAYELDYHVLVIFTDVTNYCEALRQIGAAREEVPGRRGYPGYMYTDLASLYERAGKIKGRKGSITQFPILTMPGDDITHPIPDLSGYITEGQIVVSRELHRKGIYPPINVLPSLSRLMNAGIGVKKDHHGNVRTLTREDHKAVSDQVYAAYAEGKDLRGLVAIVGKEALSERDRRFLEFADVFEQKVVRQGREEDRTIEQTLDLFWELVGQLPEEALTRIDRKFIEKYHPKNKQAKTAQAPVPTAR